Proteins co-encoded in one Acanthopagrus latus isolate v.2019 chromosome 10, fAcaLat1.1, whole genome shotgun sequence genomic window:
- the LOC119027713 gene encoding trace amine-associated receptor 13c-like, protein MTADYSQEQYCYPSSNASCVTVHLGVWTNFALYLLFALGMLVTILGNAVVIVSICHFKQLHSPTNVLVLSLALVDLLVGVMVMPFSATRTVHGCWFYGEDFCLLHSSLDLFLTTISIFHLICIAVDRHQAICNPLHYSRKITMSVAVMMVCISWALAAAYSYGLLYSKANVAGIEDYVASINCLGSCNLLFNPLWGIMDNVFCFFFPCTVMVCLYTQIFIVAKDHFKKIGNMSNCSNDRGRGGLTKQSECKAAKTLGIVLGAFIFCWMPFFINSISDAFTGFSTPAAVFEAFVWLGYFNSTLNPIIYALFYPCFKKCFYCIATLKIFSSNSSTMAISVVET, encoded by the coding sequence ATGACTGCTGACTATTCTCAAGAGCAGTACTGTTACCCGAGCAGCAATGCCTCCTGTGTTACTGTACATTTAGGTGTGTGGACTAACTTTGCCCTGtatttgctttttgctttagGCATGTTGGTTACCATTTTAGGTAATGCTGTTGTCATTGTGTCAATatgtcatttcaaacagttgCATAGTCCTACCAATGTGCTCGTTTTATCCCTTGCTTTGGTTGATCTACTAGTGGGTGTTATGGTGATGCCCTTCAGTGCCACCCGGACTGTTCATGGCTGCTGGTTCTATGGTGAGGACTTCTGTCTGCTGCACTCCAGTTTGGATCTGTTTCTCACCACTATTTCTATCTTTCACTTAATTTGTATCGCTGTTGACAGACATCAAGCAATATGTAATCCTCTGCATTATTCTagaaaaatcacaatgtcagtGGCTGTGATGATGGTATGTATCAGCTGGGCACTGGCTGCTGCCTACTCTTATGGACTGCTTTATTCTAAGGCAAATGTAGCAGGGATAGAAGATTACGTGGCATCAATAAACTGCCTCGGCAGCTGTAACCTTCTCTTTAACCCTCTCTGGGGAATCATGGAcaatgttttctgctttttctttccctgcactgTAATGGTTTGCCTTTACACTCAAATATTTATTGTGGCAAAAGATCATTTCAAAAAGATTGGAAATATGAGTAATTGTTCaaatgacagaggaagaggtgggCTGACTAAACAGTCTGAGTGCAAGGCTGCAAAGACTCTAGGTATTGTGCTTGGTGCATTCATCTTCTGTTGGATGccctttttcataaattcaatAAGTGATGCCTTCACAGGCTTCAGCACACCTGCTGCAGTTTTTGAAGCATTTGTTTGGTTGGGTTACTTTAATTCAACCTTAAATCCTATCATTTATGCCTTGTTTTATCCttgtttcaaaaaatgtttttattgtatagCCACTCTGAAAATATTTAGCTCAAACTCCTCTACTATGGCCATATCTGTAGTTGAAACATAA